In the Streptobacillus moniliformis DSM 12112 genome, one interval contains:
- a CDS encoding RelA/SpoT family protein: MANITGREVYHRIKENIIQNHKELDIERIEEAYVLAEEAHRDQKRKSGEEYIIHPLEVAEILLSLRMDTDTIVAGILHDVVEDTFITISDIEYSFGKDVSMLIDGVTKLKNLPKKEGKQIENIRKMVVAMSEDVRVVIIKLADRLHNMRTLKYQTPEKQIEKSKETMDIYAPIAHRIGMGKIKSELEDISFYYLNKKGYQEIKFLVNTKKEERQRYIKKIIEIIEKELKNASIEAHVNGRTKHLYSIYRKMYEKNKQFKDLTDLTAIRILTKKEVECYAVLGLIHSIFTPIAGRFKDYIAVPKANGYQSIHTTVTGIDNQIIEIQIRTEEMHQIAEEGVAAHWMYKEKKSKDKNEKYYATIKKIVESSIEGASNNEPVETFAKEVTEHILKKTIFVFTPKGDVVELQAGSTVLDFAFQVHTQIGYRTIGAKVNDRIVTLDYVVENGDKIEILTSKTAKGPGNDWINIVNNHSSKSKIRKWFKDIEFEMKSKEGEVLLNEEFNKKGLKFKDYEDDDKVLLYMKKFNVTSLAHLYYKFANNELTLEHFVAKFEKKEEVDIEQAIEEETAKTTQKIRENNQGIKISGSDNTLFNFAKCCAPLPGDEILGYVTRGRGIVIHRSDCNNIQKLLENESEREIEVYWDEKLLEKSNNKFQIYFTIKTVGRTGLMLDIMRLLNEYKIDLTGVNTKIIKENGEKLAIIHLGVLVKRREDYEKLSKNLLNMREILDIIRK, encoded by the coding sequence ATGGCAAATATTACAGGAAGAGAAGTTTATCATAGAATTAAGGAAAATATTATACAAAATCATAAAGAACTGGATATAGAAAGAATAGAAGAAGCGTATGTTTTAGCAGAAGAAGCTCATAGAGATCAAAAAAGAAAAAGTGGTGAAGAATATATAATTCACCCACTTGAAGTTGCTGAAATATTACTTTCTTTAAGAATGGATACAGATACTATAGTAGCTGGTATATTACATGATGTTGTTGAAGACACATTTATAACTATTTCAGATATAGAATATAGTTTTGGAAAAGATGTTTCTATGCTTATAGATGGCGTTACAAAATTAAAAAATTTACCTAAAAAAGAGGGAAAGCAAATAGAAAACATTCGTAAAATGGTAGTTGCTATGTCTGAAGACGTTAGAGTTGTAATTATTAAGCTTGCAGATAGATTGCATAATATGAGAACTTTAAAATATCAAACTCCTGAAAAACAAATAGAAAAATCTAAGGAAACTATGGATATTTATGCTCCTATAGCACATAGAATTGGTATGGGAAAGATAAAATCTGAATTAGAAGATATTTCTTTTTATTATTTAAATAAAAAAGGATATCAAGAAATTAAATTTCTAGTTAATACTAAAAAAGAAGAAAGACAAAGATATATAAAAAAGATAATAGAAATTATTGAAAAAGAGCTAAAAAATGCTTCTATAGAAGCACATGTAAATGGAAGAACTAAACATTTATATAGTATATATAGGAAAATGTATGAAAAAAATAAGCAATTTAAAGATCTCACAGATCTCACTGCAATAAGAATATTAACTAAAAAAGAAGTAGAATGTTATGCAGTATTAGGTCTTATACATTCCATATTTACTCCTATAGCAGGTAGATTTAAGGATTATATAGCTGTTCCTAAGGCTAATGGTTATCAATCTATACATACAACAGTTACAGGGATAGATAATCAAATTATAGAAATACAAATAAGAACAGAAGAAATGCATCAAATTGCAGAAGAAGGGGTTGCTGCACATTGGATGTATAAAGAAAAAAAATCAAAGGATAAAAATGAAAAATATTATGCTACTATAAAGAAAATTGTTGAATCAAGTATTGAGGGAGCATCTAATAATGAACCTGTTGAAACATTTGCAAAAGAAGTTACAGAACATATATTAAAGAAAACAATATTTGTATTTACACCTAAAGGTGATGTAGTTGAACTTCAAGCAGGATCAACAGTACTAGATTTTGCATTCCAAGTACATACTCAAATAGGATATAGGACTATAGGAGCAAAAGTAAATGATAGAATAGTAACTCTTGATTATGTTGTAGAAAATGGAGATAAAATTGAAATATTAACATCTAAAACAGCAAAAGGTCCAGGTAATGACTGGATAAATATAGTTAATAATCATAGTTCTAAATCTAAGATTAGAAAATGGTTTAAAGATATAGAATTTGAAATGAAGTCTAAAGAAGGTGAAGTTCTTTTAAATGAAGAATTTAATAAAAAAGGCTTAAAATTCAAAGATTATGAAGACGATGATAAAGTCTTATTATATATGAAAAAATTTAATGTAACTTCTTTAGCACATCTTTATTATAAATTTGCAAATAATGAATTAACATTAGAGCATTTTGTAGCAAAATTTGAAAAAAAAGAAGAAGTTGATATAGAACAAGCTATAGAAGAAGAAACAGCTAAAACTACACAGAAAATAAGAGAAAATAATCAAGGAATAAAAATTAGTGGTTCTGATAATACTCTGTTTAATTTTGCAAAATGTTGTGCACCACTGCCTGGAGATGAAATTTTAGGATATGTTACAAGAGGTAGAGGAATAGTTATACACAGATCAGATTGTAATAATATTCAAAAATTATTGGAAAATGAATCTGAAAGAGAAATAGAAGTGTATTGGGATGAGAAATTACTAGAAAAATCTAATAACAAATTTCAAATTTATTTTACAATTAAAACAGTAGGAAGAACAGGATTAATGCTTGATATTATGAGATTGCTTAATGAATATAAGATAGATTTAACAGGAGTTAATACTAAAATAATTAAGGAAAATGGAGAAAAATTAGCAATAATTCATTTAGGAGTTTTAGTTAAGAGAAGAGAAGATTATGAAAAATTAAGCAAGAATTTATTAAATATGAGAGAAATATTAGATATAATACGTAAATAG
- a CDS encoding pertactin-like passenger domain-containing protein produces MVKNKYMGYVFLLMSILANAETVDEKINEDIKKMNEIESKIKYDKTYKDPEGEINVGNDEKANFEFNKDFTISKSAKIYSKEKELPNSLKIVNNANISLEKNKEFVIAPGIEPGIEGYSNLIHMMNNKKIETSENERLIDLRAKNIYFKNSANAIIENKLKEDNIYRTAIELFGEELTVLDNAGTIYGYSLLHGITKLSVINRKTGIIDGYLSLLSHQCSLNLKNEGKIKGERIYTKYMSESTFVNSGTIDVKMIDYNLSEISDEDKGTNFLNDKTGIIKIENMFFTLLNLNFQNFGNIEASGKIEISSSNGKIENNNRIKGNVNISHFDDVDGKLLVNLQNGVLEGDLKLEKEGFNETIVTIKSMSNVTGNLISEGNNDTLRLIGSGEVKSKDKFKDFEKIHLQNSDWTFSDEEYKVNNEILVEASKLSIKKGDLKTKKFTNNERSTINILKDSNIEVEDKFVNKGLISFLNSKDNTSNLSIKGNYVGENSKLLMRTYIDKNESDILKLDGSASGSTGVEISNPNSTLNKRMKNKLKLIETKSSTKDAFTLLNSEYGIYRYGLNLEGNDWYLSQKYNKLVLGVIANSIYKAKNEFNLKYSDHNGNDRFWSKSSTIFSKNTFTNNNGYNLNLSSNTTNIFVGYDIGKKDQYKYGVFGNIGFEKISKGETGVFGLGLYGTWNNKHFYADSWLNYMYSQNRINTDDVFSYGLHTFKSSIEVGTKGDMYIGKNRLVCNLYEQLIFSYVSNPNIEDVNNLNNVNIKSRLGTNLTLFTHFKNINPYIEFNWSYDTRLVGVRVEKEEYLYNNNKNTFELKWGLREINVNDRLSMWANMVHRFNEAGYRANGVEAGMVYKMI; encoded by the coding sequence ATGGTTAAAAATAAGTATATGGGATATGTATTTTTACTCATGTCCATTTTAGCTAATGCTGAAACAGTGGATGAAAAAATAAATGAAGATATAAAAAAGATGAATGAAATTGAATCTAAAATTAAATATGATAAAACATATAAAGATCCTGAAGGTGAAATTAATGTTGGAAATGATGAAAAAGCAAATTTTGAATTTAATAAAGATTTTACAATATCTAAGTCTGCTAAAATATATTCAAAGGAAAAAGAATTACCAAATAGTTTAAAAATAGTAAACAATGCAAATATTTCACTTGAAAAAAATAAAGAATTTGTTATAGCACCTGGAATTGAACCTGGTATAGAAGGTTATTCAAATTTAATACATATGATGAATAATAAAAAAATTGAAACTTCTGAAAATGAGAGATTAATTGATTTAAGAGCAAAAAATATATATTTTAAAAATTCAGCAAATGCAATAATAGAAAATAAATTAAAAGAAGATAATATATATCGTACAGCTATTGAACTTTTTGGTGAAGAATTAACAGTTTTAGATAATGCTGGAACAATATATGGATATAGTTTATTGCATGGTATTACAAAATTAAGTGTAATAAATAGAAAAACAGGAATAATAGATGGTTATTTAAGTTTGCTTTCTCATCAGTGTAGTTTAAATTTAAAAAATGAAGGAAAAATTAAAGGAGAAAGAATTTATACAAAATATATGTCAGAATCTACATTTGTAAATTCTGGAACTATAGATGTTAAGATGATAGACTATAATCTTTCAGAGATTTCAGATGAAGATAAGGGGACTAATTTTTTAAATGATAAAACTGGTATAATTAAAATAGAAAATATGTTTTTTACTCTTCTAAATTTAAATTTTCAAAATTTTGGTAATATAGAAGCAAGTGGAAAAATAGAGATCTCTAGTTCTAATGGTAAAATAGAGAATAATAATAGAATTAAGGGTAATGTTAATATTTCTCATTTTGATGATGTAGATGGGAAATTATTAGTAAATTTGCAAAATGGAGTTTTAGAAGGTGATTTAAAATTAGAAAAAGAGGGATTTAATGAAACTATAGTTACAATAAAATCTATGAGTAATGTAACAGGAAATTTAATAAGTGAAGGAAATAATGACACTTTAAGATTAATAGGAAGTGGAGAAGTAAAAAGCAAAGATAAATTTAAAGACTTTGAAAAGATACATCTACAAAATTCTGATTGGACATTTAGTGATGAAGAATATAAAGTAAATAATGAAATACTAGTTGAAGCCAGTAAATTATCTATTAAAAAAGGTGATTTAAAGACTAAAAAGTTCACTAATAATGAAAGATCAACTATTAATATATTAAAAGATTCAAATATAGAAGTAGAAGATAAATTTGTGAATAAAGGTTTAATTAGTTTTTTAAATAGTAAAGATAATACGAGTAATCTCAGTATTAAAGGAAACTATGTAGGAGAAAACTCTAAACTACTAATGAGAACCTATATAGATAAAAATGAATCAGACATACTTAAACTAGATGGTTCAGCGAGTGGAAGTACAGGAGTAGAGATTTCAAATCCTAATTCTACATTAAATAAGAGAATGAAAAACAAGTTAAAATTAATAGAAACTAAAAGCTCAACAAAAGATGCTTTTACCTTATTAAATTCAGAATACGGTATATATAGATATGGGTTAAATTTAGAAGGTAATGATTGGTATTTATCTCAAAAATATAATAAATTAGTATTAGGAGTAATAGCAAATTCTATATATAAGGCTAAAAATGAATTTAATCTAAAATATAGTGATCATAATGGAAATGATAGATTTTGGAGTAAATCATCAACAATATTTAGCAAAAATACATTTACAAATAATAATGGATATAATCTAAATCTTAGTAGTAACACTACTAATATATTTGTTGGATATGATATAGGTAAAAAAGATCAATATAAGTATGGAGTGTTTGGAAATATAGGTTTTGAAAAAATATCTAAAGGAGAAACAGGAGTATTTGGACTAGGTTTGTATGGAACATGGAATAATAAACACTTTTATGCAGATAGCTGGTTAAACTATATGTATTCACAAAATAGAATAAATACTGATGATGTATTTAGTTATGGATTACATACTTTTAAATCATCTATTGAAGTTGGAACAAAAGGAGATATGTATATAGGAAAAAATAGATTAGTGTGTAATCTATATGAACAACTAATATTTAGTTATGTTAGTAATCCTAATATAGAAGATGTAAATAATTTAAATAATGTAAATATTAAATCAAGACTAGGAACTAATCTTACATTATTTACTCATTTTAAAAACATAAATCCATATATAGAGTTTAATTGGAGTTATGATACAAGGTTGGTAGGAGTTAGAGTAGAAAAGGAAGAGTATTTATATAATAATAACAAGAATACATTTGAATTAAAGTGGGGATTAAGAGAGATAAATGTTAATGATAGATTAAGTATGTGGGCAAATATGGTTCATAGATTTAATGAGGCAGGCTATAGGGCAAATGGGGTAGAGGCAGGAATGGTGTATAAGATGATTTAG
- the tgt gene encoding tRNA guanosine(34) transglycosylase Tgt has product MEKPVIYNLEKKDGMARAGVIKTPHGIIHTPVFMPVGTQATVKTMTPEELEEIGAEIILGNTYHLYLRPGDELIAKFNHLHNFMNWKKPILTDSGGFQIFSLGDLRKIKEEGAHFRSHHDGSKHFISPEKSIEIQNNLGSDIMMVLDECPPGLSTREYLIPSIERTTRWAKRCIEANKNPENQGLFAIVQGGIYEDLREKSLNELLVMDDSFSGYAIGGLAVGEPREDMYRILAHTTPLLPETKPRYLMGVGEPLDMLEAIENGIDMMDCVHPSRIGRHGTVFTKYGRLIIKNKEYEYDDRPLDVSDNYVCRNYTRAYIRHLFKTNEILGQRLATYQNIWFLINMIKEARQAILEGRFKEFKEEFIKNYTQGKNSEWIRPKDIRKGE; this is encoded by the coding sequence ATGGAAAAACCAGTTATATATAATTTAGAAAAAAAAGATGGCATGGCAAGAGCTGGAGTAATTAAAACACCTCATGGAATTATACATACACCTGTATTTATGCCTGTTGGTACACAAGCAACAGTTAAGACTATGACACCTGAGGAATTAGAAGAAATAGGTGCTGAAATAATACTTGGTAATACATATCATCTTTATTTAAGACCAGGAGATGAGTTAATAGCAAAATTCAATCATTTACATAATTTTATGAATTGGAAAAAACCTATACTTACTGATAGTGGAGGATTTCAAATATTTTCATTAGGTGATTTAAGAAAAATAAAGGAAGAAGGAGCTCATTTTAGATCTCATCATGATGGTTCAAAGCACTTTATTTCGCCAGAAAAATCTATTGAAATACAAAATAATTTAGGATCAGATATTATGATGGTTTTAGATGAATGCCCACCAGGGTTATCTACAAGAGAATATCTTATTCCATCTATAGAAAGAACTACTAGATGGGCTAAAAGATGTATAGAGGCTAACAAAAATCCTGAAAATCAAGGTCTTTTTGCTATAGTACAAGGTGGAATTTATGAGGATTTAAGAGAAAAATCATTAAATGAATTATTAGTAATGGATGATAGTTTTTCAGGTTATGCAATAGGAGGACTTGCTGTTGGAGAACCAAGGGAGGATATGTATAGAATACTTGCACATACAACCCCTTTATTACCTGAAACTAAACCTAGATATCTTATGGGTGTAGGAGAACCATTAGATATGTTAGAAGCAATTGAAAATGGTATAGATATGATGGATTGTGTACATCCCTCAAGAATCGGTAGACATGGAACTGTATTTACAAAATATGGTAGACTTATTATTAAAAATAAGGAATATGAATATGATGATAGACCATTAGATGTTAGTGATAATTATGTTTGTAGAAATTATACAAGAGCATATATTAGACATTTATTTAAAACTAATGAAATTTTAGGGCAAAGGCTTGCAACTTATCAAAATATTTGGTTTTTAATAAATATGATAAAAGAAGCAAGACAGGCTATATTAGAAGGAAGATTTAAGGAATTTAAAGAAGAATTTATAAAAAATTATACACAAGGTAAAAATTCTGAATGGATAAGACCTAAAGATATTAGAAAGGGGGAGTAA
- a CDS encoding IS91 family transposase: MYNSNKIKSIFSKYILTNSINSIKPYFDKKHIEHINHSIHNFLNCGNLSKGFISYRCSSCNFQHKMKLTCKSRLCPSCGYNYSVNWTNSILKQFINIPHRHVLFTVPKEFRKFIAYDRSILSKMSKAINNIFKYQFHNIKDKVKRKIYIPKSNPNYFTNSDIINYGLITVIHTFGRDLKFNPHIHAIISLGGFNKKFQYKELKYFHVPSIANQWKFSLCKLISNANYPNDIIKIQAKKAVSNVYDNDVRLFFNVAGNDINNPKYIIKYLGRYLSRVPIAEYKIVNIDFNKNSLTFKFEDLSNNKEVTYSTLSFKDFVAKVLFHLPLKYFKMINRYGFYARRISSKVKMSLFYLKAQVNKKSLSLFRKNFKELWDFDPFMCPHCNIYLKRYELFIDNGLSPPIHKFYN, from the coding sequence ATGTATAATTCTAATAAAATTAAATCTATCTTCTCCAAATATATTTTAACAAATTCTATTAATTCTATCAAGCCATATTTTGATAAAAAACATATTGAACATATCAACCATTCCATTCATAATTTTCTTAACTGTGGTAATCTCTCTAAAGGCTTTATCTCTTATCGTTGTTCCTCTTGTAATTTTCAACATAAAATGAAACTTACTTGTAAATCTAGACTTTGTCCATCTTGTGGTTATAACTATTCTGTTAATTGGACTAATTCTATCTTAAAACAATTTATTAACATCCCTCATAGGCATGTCCTTTTTACTGTCCCTAAAGAATTTAGAAAATTTATTGCTTATGATAGATCTATTCTTTCTAAAATGTCTAAAGCTATTAATAATATTTTTAAATATCAATTCCATAATATCAAAGATAAAGTTAAAAGAAAAATATATATCCCTAAATCTAATCCTAATTACTTTACTAATTCTGATATTATTAACTACGGACTTATTACTGTTATTCATACTTTTGGTAGAGACCTTAAGTTTAATCCTCATATTCATGCCATCATCTCTCTTGGAGGTTTTAATAAAAAATTTCAATATAAAGAACTTAAATACTTTCATGTCCCCTCTATTGCTAATCAATGGAAGTTTTCTCTTTGTAAATTAATTAGTAATGCTAATTATCCTAATGATATTATTAAAATACAAGCTAAAAAAGCTGTATCTAATGTTTATGATAATGATGTTAGGTTATTTTTTAATGTAGCTGGTAATGATATTAATAATCCTAAATACATTATTAAATATCTTGGTAGATATTTATCAAGAGTTCCTATTGCTGAATATAAGATTGTTAATATTGATTTTAATAAAAATTCTCTTACATTTAAATTTGAAGATTTAAGTAATAATAAAGAAGTTACTTATTCTACTTTATCTTTTAAAGATTTTGTTGCTAAAGTGCTTTTTCATCTACCTTTAAAGTATTTTAAAATGATTAATAGATATGGTTTCTATGCTAGAAGAATTTCTTCTAAAGTTAAAATGTCTCTATTTTATCTTAAAGCTCAGGTTAATAAAAAGTCTCTTTCTTTATTTAGGAAAAACTTTAAAGAACTTTGGGACTTTGACCCTTTTATGTGTCCTCATTGTAATATTTATCTTAAACGTTATGAACTATTTATTGATAATGGTCTTTCTCCTCCTATTCATAAGTTCTATAATTAA
- a CDS encoding autotransporter family protein, whose product MCINRSVFLFIFLSSIISNSESIDEKINEDIMKINEVEKQVKYDKIEDITEGSGNCLVFSDDNSSNMKIVNNSFLKSSNELIKKLSKGSYDLLHITNNKKIIGEDSAKLSQSKYIYFKNSENAVISNEIYNKSIHLKSEELIVLNNAGTIEGKIDIRSKYGSVINKESGIHKNADLEFREEGNYKNEGKVNGNVKLNAYLSFRFVNSGTINGNIETWTRSYSDKFNDKDIYLNNSREALFLNTSTGIINSESSIKLISGTANMNFQNFGNIETEDLIIMAAKGRIDNNKKIKGNLQIHSIGAEVAESPISDEKMQEIRENSVLNVNLQNGVLEGNLLLSRKGFKETIVTIKSMDNVTGELDSTEGDNDTLRLIGEGKITDSNKFKEFEKLHLDSSKWEFINEEYKVNNEILVENSNPSIRKAKLKTKKFTNNERSTINVLEASNIEVEDKFVNKGLISFLNSKDNTSNLSIKGNYIGENSKLLMRTYIDELKSDKLKLDGSVNGSTGVEISNPNSTLDKRMKNKLKLIETKSSTKDAFTLLNSEYGIYKYGLNLEGNDWYLNQTYNMPIIGIILNSTNNARNEFNLTFNDHNESIANKKLWTKLSKIYSNNILSGDNKFNLPIKSNTSNIFMGYDLVESNIKDRTYKYGVFGNVGFDKANNLGKTNAFGLGIYGTFKNNNWYVDSWLNYMYLKNRIAIKNELRYINHALKASLEIGTRGDMYIGKMRLHSSHYWQLIYSHIFNTGLKYDEDVKYFGNSNIKSRLGTNLTLFTHFKNINPYLEFNWIYDTRLVGVRVEKEEYLYNNNKNTFELKWGLREMNVNDRLSMWVNIVHRFNEAGYRANGVEAGMVYKMI is encoded by the coding sequence ATGTGTATTAATAGATCTGTATTCTTATTTATTTTTTTAAGTTCCATTATCTCTAATTCTGAATCTATAGATGAAAAAATAAATGAGGATATAATGAAGATAAATGAAGTTGAAAAGCAAGTTAAATATGATAAAATTGAAGATATTACTGAAGGTTCAGGAAATTGTCTAGTATTTTCAGATGATAATTCTAGTAATATGAAAATAGTTAATAATAGTTTTTTAAAAAGTAGTAATGAATTAATTAAAAAATTATCTAAAGGTTCATATGATTTACTTCATATAACTAATAATAAGAAGATAATAGGTGAAGATTCTGCTAAATTATCACAAAGTAAGTACATATACTTTAAAAATTCTGAAAATGCCGTAATTTCAAATGAAATTTATAATAAATCAATACATTTAAAATCTGAAGAACTAATAGTTTTAAACAATGCTGGAACAATAGAGGGAAAAATTGATATACGTTCTAAATATGGTAGTGTAATAAATAAAGAAAGTGGTATTCATAAGAATGCTGATCTTGAATTTAGAGAAGAGGGTAATTATAAAAATGAAGGTAAAGTAAATGGGAATGTAAAACTTAATGCATATTTATCATTTAGATTTGTAAATTCTGGTACAATAAATGGAAATATAGAAACATGGACTAGAAGTTATAGTGATAAGTTTAATGATAAAGATATATATTTAAATAATAGTAGAGAAGCCTTATTTTTAAATACATCTACTGGAATAATTAATTCTGAAAGTTCAATTAAACTAATTTCAGGAACAGCAAATATGAATTTTCAAAATTTTGGTAATATAGAAACAGAAGATCTTATCATAATGGCAGCAAAGGGTAGGATAGATAATAATAAAAAAATTAAAGGTAATTTACAAATACATTCAATTGGAGCTGAGGTAGCAGAAAGTCCTATTAGTGATGAAAAAATGCAAGAAATAAGGGAAAATTCTGTTTTAAATGTTAATTTACAAAATGGAGTATTAGAGGGTAATTTACTTTTATCAAGAAAAGGATTTAAGGAAACTATAGTTACTATAAAATCAATGGATAATGTAACAGGAGAATTAGATAGTACTGAAGGAGATAATGATACTTTAAGATTAATAGGTGAGGGTAAAATAACAGATAGTAATAAATTTAAAGAATTTGAGAAATTACATTTAGATAGTTCTAAATGGGAGTTTATTAATGAAGAATACAAAGTGAACAATGAAATATTAGTTGAAAATAGTAATCCATCTATTAGAAAAGCTAAGTTAAAAACTAAAAAGTTCACTAATAATGAAAGATCAACTATTAATGTATTAGAAGCTTCAAATATAGAAGTAGAAGATAAATTTGTAAATAAAGGTTTGATTAGCTTTTTAAATAGTAAAGATAATACGAGTAATCTTAGTATTAAAGGAAACTATATAGGAGAAAACTCTAAACTACTAATGAGAACATATATAGATGAACTAAAATCAGATAAGCTTAAACTAGATGGCTCAGTAAATGGAAGTACAGGAGTAGAGATTTCAAATCCTAACTCCACATTAGATAAGAGAATGAAAAATAAGTTAAAATTAATAGAAACTAAAAGTTCAACAAAAGATGCTTTTACCTTATTAAATTCAGAATACGGTATATATAAATATGGGTTAAATTTAGAAGGTAATGATTGGTATTTAAATCAGACATATAATATGCCTATAATAGGAATAATATTAAATTCTACTAATAATGCAAGAAATGAATTTAATTTAACATTTAATGATCATAATGAAAGTATAGCTAATAAAAAACTATGGACTAAACTATCTAAGATATATTCTAATAATATATTATCAGGTGATAATAAATTTAATTTACCTATAAAAAGTAATACGAGTAATATCTTTATGGGTTATGATTTAGTAGAAAGTAATATTAAAGATAGAACATATAAATATGGTGTATTTGGAAATGTTGGTTTCGATAAAGCAAATAATTTAGGTAAAACTAATGCATTTGGACTTGGTATATATGGAACATTTAAGAATAATAATTGGTATGTAGATAGTTGGTTAAACTATATGTATTTAAAAAATAGGATAGCTATAAAAAATGAGTTAAGATATATAAATCATGCATTAAAAGCGTCTTTAGAAATAGGGACAAGAGGAGATATGTATATAGGTAAGATGAGATTACATTCTAGTCATTATTGGCAGTTAATATATTCTCATATATTTAATACAGGACTTAAATATGATGAAGATGTAAAATATTTTGGTAATTCAAATATTAAATCAAGACTGGGGACTAATCTTACATTATTTACTCATTTTAAAAACATAAATCCATATTTAGAGTTTAATTGGATTTATGATACAAGGTTGGTAGGAGTTAGAGTAGAAAAGGAAGAGTATTTATATAATAATAACAAGAATACATTTGAATTAAAGTGGGGATTAAGAGAGATGAATGTTAATGATAGATTAAGTATGTGGGTAAATATAGTTCATAGATTTAATGAGGCTGGTTATAGGGCAAATGGGGTAGAGGCAGGAATGGTGTATAAGATGATTTAG
- a CDS encoding glycosyltransferase, whose protein sequence is MKIGLFSDTYLPHANGVAVCVYTLKKGLEELGHDVYVITCNDSMKLTMEDKVIKLPSILLKDFYNYSVTGPFHFSGFNEIRKLNLDIIHIHTEFGVSILGRILSKMLGIPLIYTYHTMLEDYVHYINFMNIDILNKPFVKFVEMISKMYCYPSNAVIVPSKKTYDLLMKYSIKNTDIRVLPSGIDLERFKNPNKENIEKLRKHFNLEGKKVMMYLGRVAKEKNIEIILETIKNRKDITLLVVGEGPEFKHFKEKYDLENIIFCGKKEYSEVPDYYNLADGFISASTSETQGLTFIEAMSTGRVLFCSDKVVLKDLLFENENGYFFESIEELNEKIDLFYSQDLDKRKLMMNKSIEISEKYDLKLFIKKVEYIYIDNLGKIYRIQKIKLNKDGSFRVHIRNRRYKISKELFNKLNLKVNNKIDKSTLMLIRENKL, encoded by the coding sequence ATGAAAATTGGTTTATTTTCAGATACATATTTACCTCATGCAAATGGGGTTGCAGTTTGTGTATATACATTGAAAAAAGGATTAGAAGAATTGGGTCATGATGTTTATGTAATTACATGCAATGATAGTATGAAATTAACAATGGAGGATAAGGTGATAAAATTACCGTCTATCTTATTAAAGGATTTCTATAATTATTCAGTTACAGGACCTTTTCATTTTTCGGGTTTTAATGAAATTAGAAAATTAAATTTAGATATAATACATATACATACAGAATTTGGAGTGTCTATTTTAGGTAGAATACTTTCTAAAATGCTAGGTATACCATTAATATATACATATCATACAATGTTAGAAGATTATGTACACTATATTAACTTTATGAATATTGATATATTAAATAAACCTTTTGTTAAATTTGTTGAAATGATATCTAAAATGTATTGTTATCCTTCAAATGCAGTTATAGTTCCTTCTAAGAAAACATATGACTTATTAATGAAATATTCTATAAAAAATACAGATATAAGGGTATTGCCATCTGGAATTGATCTTGAAAGATTTAAAAATCCTAATAAAGAAAATATTGAGAAATTAAGAAAACATTTTAACTTAGAAGGTAAAAAAGTTATGATGTATTTAGGTAGGGTAGCTAAAGAAAAAAATATTGAAATAATATTAGAAACAATAAAAAATAGAAAAGATATTACATTACTTGTAGTAGGAGAAGGACCAGAATTTAAACACTTTAAAGAAAAATATGATTTAGAAAATATCATATTCTGTGGTAAAAAAGAATATTCTGAAGTTCCAGATTACTATAACTTAGCTGATGGATTTATTTCTGCAAGTACTTCAGAAACTCAAGGACTTACTTTTATAGAAGCTATGTCTACAGGTAGAGTACTGTTTTGTAGTGATAAAGTTGTTCTTAAAGACTTACTATTTGAAAATGAAAATGGATATTTCTTTGAAAGCATAGAAGAATTAAATGAAAAAATAGATTTATTCTACTCACAAGATTTAGATAAAAGAAAATTAATGATGAATAAATCTATAGAAATATCAGAAAAATATGATTTAAAATTATTCATAAAAAAAGTAGAATATATATATATTGATAATTTAGGAAAAATATATAGAATACAAAAAATTAAGTTGAATAAGGATGGAAGTTTTAGAGTTCATATAAGAAATAGAAGATATAAGATTAGTAAAGAACTCTTTAATAAGTTAAACTTAAAAGTAAATAATAAGATTGATAAATCTACTTTAATGCTTATTAGAGAAAACAAATTATAA